The stretch of DNA ACACTATGTGTAAATTACTCGTCACGACTAAAGGGCAAAACGGTTAGATCTGAACTGCTCAGACCCCGGAAAAGTCCCGGACTTCTTGGGGTAAAAGATGTAATCAATCGATGCCTGCTTAACTCACTCCAGTATCTCTTCCACTACCGGTTTGTACTCGATCTTTTTTTCCATCCTCCGGGAAACAAGCCTTGAGGCTATATAAAAAATTATGAACATCCCGAAACCGCCTATGGCAGACAGGAGGTCGGGGTCCAGCACCTTTACAAACCTGCTGATGAGTTCCTTCCCGATAACGGCGCCTACGATAAGTCCCAGCGCGGGGACGCCATAGACCAGGGCTGACCCTTTGAGGTAGGCATAGGGTTTGAAAACGACCCTGACCGTCTGTCCTTCCCTGGCCTTAACGGAATTAAGCGCCTCGATAATGGTCTCCCCATCCGTAAGCAGACATTTACTCTCGGTGCACTTTTCACAGATACTCTTCTTCTCGACAAGCACTTTGGCAATAACACCGTCAACCGCTTTTACAACCCCTATCTCTTCCATAACAAATGCATTTTAACATAAACCCATTATGGGCTTCCATATCGGAATCGAGGTAGCCCCGGCTCCAGGACAGGTATGTCCATGAAATGGGATGGTGAGTGGCAGATCACCTACGAGGTCTTCCGTGACCTCGGTATTGCCTTCGCCGCGGTCCTTGTCCTGATATACATTCTCGTTGTAGCGTGGTTCAGAAACTTCATCACACCCCTTATAACAATGGCACCGATCCCCCTGACGCTGGAGGGAATACTCCCCGGGCACTGGATGTTCGGGGCCACCGCCTCAACCGTCCTGACACTTATCGTGGTTCCCCTGTTGTATTACCAGCTCTTCAAAAACAGAAAGCCTCCTGAATAATCCCGTGATATAAGGTTATAATATCGGATGTTGAGGAGGCTCTTTATTGCGTGCATACTGGGAATACTTGCCGGCGTCGTATCCGGATTCCTCTTCTGGAGCCTCTCCGACCTCCCGAGGATAGAGTCCCTTGAAGAGTACTCACCACTTG from bacterium BMS3Abin08 encodes:
- a CDS encoding soxR reducing system protein RseC — translated: MEEIGVVKAVDGVIAKVLVEKKSICEKCTESKCLLTDGETIIEALNSVKAREGQTVRVVFKPYAYLKGSALVYGVPALGLIVGAVIGKELISRFVKVLDPDLLSAIGGFGMFIIFYIASRLVSRRMEKKIEYKPVVEEILE